The following is a genomic window from Chitinophaga caseinilytica.
TCGTACCAACTGCACGTTACGGTGAGGGCCGAAGAGCCGGAGGGATTCTTCCCCGCGCCGGGGATCCTCATCGATTTCAAGGACCTCAAGCGCACGGTCAACGAAAAAGCCGTAGACCGCTTAGACCATGCGCTGGTAGTTTCTACCACCTACCTCCGCGCCAATCCCGACATTTCCGCGGAAGAAAACCTGCTGGTAATAGACGCCGAGCCCTCGGCCGAAAACCTCCTCCTTTTCATCCGCAATTCCATCCGCCCGTATCTCCCGAAAAGCGTCACCCTGTCTTCCCTTCGCCTCTACGAAACAGCGGATTCGTTTGCGGAATGGGTTTTATGATTATTTTGCAGGCAAATCGAACGCCATTATGCTGTCCAAATCTGCGGAATATGCGC
Proteins encoded in this region:
- a CDS encoding 6-carboxytetrahydropterin synthase codes for the protein MIQVTKIFRFETAHALHGYNGACRHVHGHSYQLHVTVRAEEPEGFFPAPGILIDFKDLKRTVNEKAVDRLDHALVVSTTYLRANPDISAEENLLVIDAEPSAENLLLFIRNSIRPYLPKSVTLSSLRLYETADSFAEWVL